The window CTGGCACCGCTCCCTGATCCGGCCTGATCCAAACACTAAAGAGCCTAGGACCCAGCCGCGTGCCCGGGTGGGGCCGGCCGGTCGGTGGCCGGGGCGGCCCGGCGGCCGTCGCCCAGGAGGGTCTGCTGGGCGTGCGGGACCACGTGGATGAGGCACAGGACGCCCCACAGGATCGCCCCGGCGCCGATCAGTTCGGGGAGCAGCCACCAGCCCGTGCGGATCTGTTCGCCGAAGAGCGTGACGCCCAGCAGGAGGCTCACTGTCGCGTCGCCGATCGTCAGGGCCGGCTGGGAGGCGGCCAGGGAGCCGGCCTGGAGGGCGTTCTCCAGCAGCAACAGGGCGCCGACCCCGGTGAGCGCGAACCCGTAGGTCTGCCAGGTGGTGAGGAAGGCCGCGAAGCCGGAGGCGTCGAGGGTGCCGGCCGCCGACTTCAGCAGGGCGGCGGTCAGGGCGTTGCCGATGGCGGCGGCCGCGGCCAGCACGGCGGCGCGGAACAGGGCGGGGCGTCCTGGCCGGGCGAGGACCACCGCCGTGGCCATCGCCCCGAGGCAGACCGCCAGGGCCGGGATCCACCCCATCATGGACGCCTGGTCCCGGGCCCCGGAGGGTGCGGCCGAGACCAGGACCAGCGTGAGCCCGCCGACCATGCCCGCCACACCCCACCAGCCCGCCCGCGGCAGCCCTCGGTGCATCAGGGGGGCGGCGATGAGCAGGGCGAACGGCAGTTCCAGGATGAACAGGGGCTGCACGAGCGCCATCGGCCCGTTCACCAGGGCGAGGGCCTGGAACAGGGCGGCCCCCATCACCCCGCCGATACCGGCCAGCCAGGCGGGGCGGCGCGCCAGGGCG of the Streptomyces sp. NBC_01788 genome contains:
- a CDS encoding DMT family transporter yields the protein MIGLAACFAVMGAASNAVGTAFQRKAASTVARGGGLRLLLALARRPAWLAGIGGVMGAALFQALALVNGPMALVQPLFILELPFALLIAAPLMHRGLPRAGWWGVAGMVGGLTLVLVSAAPSGARDQASMMGWIPALAVCLGAMATAVVLARPGRPALFRAAVLAAAAAIGNALTAALLKSAAGTLDASGFAAFLTTWQTYGFALTGVGALLLLENALQAGSLAASQPALTIGDATVSLLLGVTLFGEQIRTGWWLLPELIGAGAILWGVLCLIHVVPHAQQTLLGDGRRAAPATDRPAPPGHAAGS